In one Myxocyprinus asiaticus isolate MX2 ecotype Aquarium Trade chromosome 29, UBuf_Myxa_2, whole genome shotgun sequence genomic region, the following are encoded:
- the LOC127419659 gene encoding proteasome subunit beta type-11-like has translation HGTTTLGFAFQGGMIAAADTRSSCSGLVACTASPKVLPIHYHLVGTTSGTSADCALWKRILARELRLYQLRHHRKLSTEGAAKLLSHMLHPFKGTELCVAATLCGWDGDEEITIVSGPRLQGELFSVGSRSPYAYSILDSSVYWGMSIEDATSVAREAVYRATHRDAYSGNNVDLYHVTAKGWR, from the exons catggtACCACAACTCTGGGCTTTGCGTTCCAGGGAGGCATGATAGCTGCAGCCGATACGCGTTCCAGCTGCTCGGGTCTGGTGGCGTGTACCGCGTCCCCAAAGGTCTTACCCATCCACTATCACCTGGTGGGCACCACCTCAGGAACCTCGGCTGACTGTGCCCTATGGAAGCGCATCCTGGCACGAGAGCTCAGGCTCTACCAGCTTCGACATCACCGTAAGCTGTCAACAGAAGGTGCCGCCAAACTGCTGTCCCACATGCTGCACCCGTTTAAAGGCACGGAGCTGTGCGTTGCAGCCACTCTGTGTGGATGGGATGGGGATGAGGAAATCACAATTG TGTCTGGTCCACGCCTGCAGGGGGAGCTGTTCTCTGTGGGATCGAGGTCACCCTATGCATACTCAATCCTGGACAGCAGCGTTTACTGGGGAATGAGCATAGAGGATGCCACTTCAGTTGCCAGGGAGGCCGTGTACCGTGCCACACACAGAGATGCATACTCAGGCAATAACGTGGATCTCTACCACGTTACTGCTAAAGGATGGAGGTGA